The following coding sequences are from one Nicotiana tomentosiformis chromosome 3, ASM39032v3, whole genome shotgun sequence window:
- the LOC138908529 gene encoding uncharacterized protein has product MWNERSYSEGVSCIPSRCRQGHSSVIQSYGCYIFSTPPARGSPAPTGYGAARGGAQSSGEPSRFYVMSGRQSAEASPNVVTGILTVQSHDVYALIDAGSSLSYVTPYVATSFGTEPEQLHEPFSVSTLIGESITAARIYRDCVVTVRGRDTMADLIELGMIDFDVIMGMDWLYSCFAKLDCRTRIMRLEFPNEPTVEWEGNNVMPKGGVIVRNRTESSLVTEVKEKQYSDPMLVQLKEGIHKHKTTDFSLVMDDGTLRYQGRLCVPNVDGLRERIMAEAHTSRYSVHPGSTKMYHDLKEGYWWNGMKWDVADFVAKCSNCQQVKAEHQRPGGLA; this is encoded by the exons atgtggaatgagaggtcatattcagagggagtgtcgtgcatcccgtcaaggtgcaggcaggggcacagctcagtcatccagtcctacgGCTGCTATATCTTCAgcacacctccagctcgaggctctccAGCACCCACAGGgtatggtgcagctaggggtggtgcacaaagTTCGGGCGAACCCAGCCGATTCTATGTtatgagtggtcgacagagtgcgGAGGCTTCCCCAaatgtcgtcacaggtatattgaccgttcaatctcatgatgtgtatgcccttattgatgctggatcttctttgtcctatgttactccttatgttgctacaaGCTTCGGGAcagaaccagaacagcttcatgagccgttctctgtatctaccctAATTGGCGAGTCTATTACGGCCGCGCGGATTTAtagagattgtgttgtcacggtgcgtggtcgggataccatggctgatcttattgaactagggatgattgattttgatgtaataatgggaatggactggctctattcatgttttgccaaactcgacTGTCGGACCAGAATTATGAGacttgagtttcctaacgagccaaCTGTTGAGTGGGAagggaataatgttatgccaaaag ggggagtgattgtgcggaataggACGGAATCATCActtgtgacggaggtcaaggagaagcaatataGTGATCCAAtgttggtgcagctgaaggaagggattcataaacataagactacggaTTTTTCTCTTGTcatggatgacggtacattacggtaccaaggacgactatgtgttccaaatgtagatggtctccgggaaagaatcatggcagaagctcatacttctagatattccgtgcacccaggctctacaaagatgtatcatgatctcaaggaaggtTACTGGTGGAATGGCATGAAGTGggatgtggcggactttgtggcaaaatgttcaaactgtcaacaagtgaaggccgagcatcaaaggcccggtgggttagcatag